In a genomic window of Helianthus annuus cultivar XRQ/B chromosome 10, HanXRQr2.0-SUNRISE, whole genome shotgun sequence:
- the LOC110885754 gene encoding transcription factor HHO6, whose product MGSLNPPPPEQLTLDFKPTFIPKTISHFLKQLSTIDDHRNKIFKLDDFVSRLESEMRKIDAFKRELPLCMLLINDAIVALKEESMGLKKSSNDEPVLEEFIPIKKSCDEDVEVKTMRSEKGGGDKKNWLSSTQLWSANDDDDSNSDQNPNQKAISTDQTIKKRAMVEDEQFRNRDRPFIPFNGCYGLTMVGTLGEKYREELPIPGLSLVTPGIKNSMRGNILLAKTSPDGKLVPSSPNDQSSLRAGATQGPPPQQQTSRKQRRCWSTELHRRFVNALQQLGGSQAATPKQIRELMQVDGLTNDEVKSHLQKYRLHTRRLPSSNTSSANQYVESSKHGISQSGSPDGPLLIGSTTGGTSTTGGDSMDDGEDSKSENYCWKGV is encoded by the exons ATGGGTAGCTTAAATCCACCACCTCCTGAGCAGCTCACTTTGGATTTCAAACCCACTTTTATCCCCAAAACAATCTCCCATTTTCTCAAACAACTTTCCACAATCGATGATCACCGTAACAAGATTTTCAAACTCGATGATTTCGTTTCCCGATTAGAATCCGAAATGCGCAAAATCGATGCCTTCAAACGCGAACTCCCTCTTTGCATGCTCCTCATTAACGACG CAATTGTTGCATTGAAAGAGGAGTCAATGGGGTTGAAGAAATCGTCAAATGATGAGCCGGTGCTTGAAGAGTTTATACCGATTAAGAAGAGTTGTGATGAAGATGTTGAAGTGAAGACGATGAGGAGCGAAAAGGGTGGTGGCGATAAGAAGAATTGGTTGAGCTCTACGCAGCTTTGGAGCGCGAATGATGACGATGATTCAAACAGTGATCAAAACCCGAATCAGAAAGCAATTTCAACGGATCAAACAATTAAAAAG AGAGCTATGGTAGAAGATGAACAGTTTAGGAACCGCGATAGACCTTTTATTCCGTTTAACGGATGTTACGGGCTTACAATGGTAGGAACATTAGGAGAGAAATATAGGGAGGAATTACCAATTCCCGGGCTCTCTCTTGTTACTCCGGGAATCAAGAATTCCATGAGGGGAAACATTTTACTTGCTAAAACTAGCCCTGATGGCAAGTTGGTTCCATCGTCGCCAAATGATCAATCAAGTTTACGAGCTGGTGCCACTCAGGGTCCGCCACCTCAACAACAAACGTCTAGAAAACAAAGAAGATGTTGGTCTACTGAGTTGCATAGACGGTTTGTCAATGCCCTGCAGCAACTTGGAGGTTCACAAG CTGCGACTCCTAAGCAAATTAGAGAGCTTATGCAAGTGGATGGTCTTACGAACGATGAAGTGAAAAGTCATCTGCAG AAATACAGACTTCATACACGAAGACTTCCATCTTCTAATACCTCATCCGCAAATCAGTATGTTGAATCCTCAAAGCATGGAATTTCGCAGTCAGGTTCTCCTGATGGACCGCTCCTTATTGGCAGCACCACCGGCGGAACTTCCACCACTGGCGGTGACAGCATGGATGACGGAGAAGACTCGAAATCGGAGAACTATTGCTGGAAAGGTGTATAA